Within the Streptomyces sp. YIM 121038 genome, the region GTGCCTGGTGGCTGTGGGCGCTCGGCATGGCCGCCGCGGCGAGCCGCACCGCCAACCCGGTGCTGCTCGTCCTGATCCTGGCCGCGGTCGGCTTCGTGGTCGCCCAGCGGCGCGACGACGCGCCGTGGGCGCTCGCGTTCCGGATGTACCTGAGCCTCGGCGCGTTCATCGTCGTGATGCGCGTCGGCTTCCGGATCGTCTTCGGCGGCGGCCAGGGCGACACCGTCCTCGTCACGCTGCCGGAGGTGCCGCTGCCCCAATGGGCCGCCGGAATCCGCCTGTTCGGACCCGTGGCCGCCGAGCAGCTGCTCGGCGGCCTGTACGACGGGCTGCGGCTCGCCACCATGGTGGTGTGCGTCGGCGCGGCCAACGCCCTCGCCAACCCGAAGCGGATGCTCAAGGCGCTGCCCGGCGCGCTCCACGAGATCGGCACCTCCGTCGTCGTCACGCTCACCGTGGCGCCGCAGCTGGTCGAGAGCGTGCAGCGGGTGCGCAGGGCCCGGCTGCTGCGCGGCTCCACGGTCAAGAAGGGCTACCGCGGCATCGGCGCGCTGCGCGGCATCGTCGTCCCCGTCCTGGAGGACGCCATGAACCGCTCCCTGGCCCTCGCCGCGGCGATGGCCTCGCACGGCTACGGCCGCACCGGGCGCGCCGACCCGCGCACCCGGCTGCTCACCGGCGCGCTGGTCATCGCCGGGCTGCTCGGCGTGTGCGGCGGCCTGTACGGCGCGCTGGGCGCGAGCACGCCGCCCTACCTCGGCACGCCGCTGCTGCTCGCCGGACTCGCCCTGGCCGTGGCCGGGTTCGTGCTCGGCGGGCGCCGCGTCACGCGCAGCACGTACCGGCCCGACCCGTGGCACGGCGCCGAGTGGACCGTGGCCGCGTCCGGGCTCGCCGCGGGCGTGCTGATGTACGTCGTCTCCCGCACGGACGCGGCCTCCCTCTACCCCTCGCTCTCGCCGCTCGCCTGGCCCGAGGTGACCGCGCTTCCCGCGCTCGCCGCCCTGGCCGGAGTGCTGCCCGCCCGGCTCGCGCCCGCACCGCCGCGCGCCGCGCCCCGACCGGGGGAGGCCGCCGCGTGATCCGCTTCGAGCACGTCACCCTCACCTACGCGGGTGCTCCCGAGCCTGCCCTGCGCGACGTCGACCTGACCATCGGCGAGGGCGAGCTGTGCCTGGTCACCGGGCGGACCGGAGTCGGCAAGTCGACCCTGCTCGGTGCCGTCAACGGGCTCGTGCCGCACTTCACCGGCGGCCACCTCCAGGGCCGCGTCAGCGTCGGCGGCCGCTCCACGGCCGAGGCGCCGCCGCAGGAGTTCGCGCACGTCGTGGGCGTGGTCGGACAGGACCCGCTCGCCTCCTTCGTGACCGACACCGTCGAGGAGGAACTGGCGTACGGCATGGAGCAGCTGGCCGTCCCCGCCGCCGTCATGCGCAAGCGCGTCGAGGAGACCCTCGACCTGCTCGGCATCGCCGAGCTGCGCCGGCGCGCGCTGCGCACCCTCTCCGGCGGGCAGCAGCAGCGCGTCGCCATCGGCTCCGTCCTCACCGCGCACCCCAAGGTCCTGGTCCTGGACGAACCGACGTCCGCGCTCGACCCCACCGCCGCCGAGGACGTGCTCGCCGCCGTCACCCGGCTCGTCCACGACCTCGGCACCACCGTCCTGGTCGCGGAGCACCGCGTGGAACGCGTGCTCCAGTACGCCGACCGGCTCGTGCACCTGACCCGCGACGGCCGGGTCCGCGAGGGCGACCCGGCGGAGCTGATGCGCGACAGCGACGTCGCGCCGCCCGTCGTGCGCCTGGGGCGGCTCGCCGGGTGGGAGCCGCTGCCGCTGTCGGTGCGCGACGCGCGCCGCAGGGCCGCCGCGCTGCGCACCCGGCTCACCGGGCACACCCCGGCCACCGCCCCCGCGACCCGGGGCGAACCCGCCCTGGCCGCACGGCGGGTCACCGTCGCGTACGCCGACACCGTCGCCGTCCGCGAGCTGGACCTGGACCTGGCGGGCGGCGAGGTCACCGCCCTCATGGGCCGCAACGGCTCCGGCAAGTCCTCGCTCCTGTGGGCGCTCCAGGGCTCGGGGCCCCGCCGCTCGGGGACGGTCGACGTGGCCGGCGCCGACCCGGGGAAGGTCGCGGCCCGCAAGGCCCGCGCACTCGTCGGGCTCGTCCCGCAGACCGCGAGCGACCTGCTCTATCTGCACACCGTGGACGCCGAGTGCGCCCAGGCCGACCGGGAGTCGGACGCCGCCGACGGCACCTGCCGGGCGCTGCTCGACGCGCTCGCGCCCGGCATCCCGGGCGACCGGCACCCGCGCGACCTGTCCGAGGGACAGCAACTCGCCCTCGTCCTCGCCGTCCAGCTCGCCGCCGCCCCCGGCGTCGTCCTCCTCGACGAGCCGACGCGCGGCCTCGACTACCACGCCAAGGAGGCCTTCACCGGCGTCATCCGGCGCCTCGCCGCCGAGGGGCGCGCGGTCGTGGTCGCCACGCACGACGTGGAGTTCACCGCGCGCGCCGCCGACCGCGTCGTCGTCATGGCCGAGGGCGAGATCGTCGCCGACGGCCCGACGGCCGACGTGGTCGTCTCCTCACCCGCGTTCGCACCGCAGGTCGCCAAGGTGCTGAGCCCGCAGGAGTGGCTGACGGTGGAGCAGGTACGGACCGCTCTGGAGGCCGTATGAGCGCCGGGAGACCGTCCCTGACGGGCCGTCATATGCGCGGCGCCCGGCGCCTCCGCGTGCCCGTGCTGCCCCTCGGCGCGCGCACCGCCACCGTGCTCACCCTCGCGAGCCTCGCGGGGCTCGCCATGTTCTTCTGGCCGCTGTTCGCCGCGCCCCGGCCCGAGGGAGTCGCGCACACCGCCGACGCGCCCCTCGTCTTCCTCCTGACGATGCCGGTGCTCCTCGCCGTCGTCCTCGCCGAGATGTCGTCCGGCGGCATCGACACCAAGGCCCTGGCCATGCTCGGCGTGCTCTCCGCGGTCAACGCCGGGCTGCGGCCGCTCGGCGCGGGCACGGCGGGCATCGAGACCGTGTTCTTCCTGCTGGTCCTCGCGGGCCGGGTGTTCGGGCCCGGCTTCGGGTTCGTGCTCGGCTGCACCTCGCTGTTCGCCTCGGCGCTGCTCACCGCGGGTGTCGGGCCCTGGCTGCCGTTCCAGATGATCGCCTCCGGGTGGATCGGCCTCGGCGCGGGGCTGCTGCCCAGGCGGGTGACCGGGCGGGCGGAGATCGCGATGCTCGCCGCCTACGGCGTCGTCGTCGCGTACCTCTTCGGCTTCCTCCTGAACATGTGGTTCTGGCCGTTCACGGCGGGCCCCGACACCGACCTGTCCTTCGTGCCCGGCGCGCCGGTCGGCGAGAACCTGCACCGCTTCGCCGTCTTCACACTCGTCACCTCCACCTTCGGCTGGGACACCGGCCGCGCGCTCACCAACCTCGTCGCCGTCGTCACGCTCGGCCCCGCGGTGCTCGCCGTCCTGCGCCGGGCCGCGCGCCGGGCCGCCTTCGGGGCGCCGGTGACGCTTTCGGCGCCCGCCGCCGACGCCGCCGCGCCGCTTCCGGGCACCGGAGCCGCACCCTCCGGCCGGTTCTCCTCCCCGCCCTTCCTCCGCAAGCACAAGGAGCTTCACCATGCCTCTGTCCGTACGGTCGAGAACGGCGGTGGGGATACCGGTGGCCGCGCTGGCCACGGTGCTCCTTCCGGTCACCGCCCACGCTGAACCCGCGCCACCGGCGGCGGGGGCGGCGCCCGTCCCCAAGGCACCGGCGAGCGCCGCCGCCACCTGGATGGCCTCGAAGCTGACCGACGACGCCCACGCCAAGGGCGACCAGGGGCTGACCGCCGACGTGATCATGGGCCTGGCGTCGGCCGACACCGGCGGCGCCGTGCAGAAGAAGGCCACGGACTGGCTGGAGGCCAACGCCGGGGCCTACATCGAGAGCAAGGGCGGGCCCGGCACCGTCTTCGCGGGCGGCCTCGCCAAGCTCACCCTCGTCGCCGCCGTCGAGCACCGCGACCCGAAGGACTTCGGCGGCCGCGACCTGGTGAAGACCCTCACCGCACGCATGCAGGAGAACGGCCGGTTCACCGACAAGAACCCCACCGGGGACGGCTCCCAGCAGTTCACCCAGTCCCTGGCGGTCCTGGCGCTCCAGCGCACCGGCGGGGCACCGGCGAAGGCCGTCGACTTCATCGCCGAATCCCACTGCCCGGACGGCGGCTTCCCGCTGGGCCTCGGCGCCACCCCCGCCACGTGCAAGTCCCATGTGGACAGCACCGGCCTCGCCGTGCAGGCCCTGCTCGGGTCGGGCCGCACGGCCGCCGTGCGGCCCGCGCTCGACTGGCTGGTGAAGAGACAGCTGCCCGACGGCGGCTTCCCCGACAACTCCATGGGCTCCGGCGCGAAGGCGAACTCCAACAGCACCGCCCTCGCCGTCCAGGCCCTCGCGGCCGGCGGGCGCACCGAGGCCGCCGCCAAGGGCGTGGCCTGGCTCAGGTCCCGCCAGGTGAACTGCTCGGCCCCGGCCAAGGACCGGGGCGCGGTCGGCTTCCTGGAGCCGAAGGCCGACGGCATGGCCCTGCGTGCCACCGCCCAGGTCGTGCCCGCCCTCGCGGGCAGGTCCCTGGCCCAGGTGGACGCCGCCGACTCCGCCCCGGACCTCGAAAAGATCACCTGCGTACCGGGTGGCGGCACTCCGGGCGGCGACGACGGCGGCACCTCCGGCGGCAACGGTGACGACGGCGGCACGGACGGCGGCGGAAACGGCGGCGACGACGGCGGCACCGGTGGCACCGGCGGTGGAAACAACGGCGGTGGCGACACCGGCGGCACCGGCTCCGGCGGCGGAGGCGGCGACACCACGACCGGCGGCTCGGACGACGACACGACGGGCGGCGGCACGACGGACGGTGGCAACGCGCCCGCCCCGCAGACCGGCGGCACCCCCGGCGGCGGCGATGTCGGCGGCTCCGGAACCCAGCCCGTGGGCGACCCCGGCGGCAGCCTCGCCTCCACCGGCACCTCCTCCCTGCCGATGACGGCCACCGCGGGCGCCCTGCTCGCCGTCGGCGCGACGGCCGTCCTGGTGGCCCGGCGCCGCCGCGCCACCCCCTGAACCTCACTCCCCAGCACCAGCAACTCCGCACCTACGCACCTACGCAAGGAGAACCATGAACCACACCTCGACGCTGTCGCCCGCCCGAAGAGCCGCCCTCGTCGCCGGCGCCCTGGGCCTGGCCCTCGCCGTCACCCCGGTCGCCGAGGCGGCGCCCGCGAAGGCGACCGCCAACACGGCGGTCAAGGTGACCGTCACCGTGAAGGGGCCCACCAGCACCCTCTTCAACGGCAGCGTCACCACCAAGGGGCACTCCGTGACCACGGCCACGGGCGGCACCCACAAGTGCGACGGCACCAACAACGAGGCCAACACCTCCGCCGGGCCCACCCCGACGGCCGCCCTCGACGACGCCGCCAAGAAGCAGGGCTTCACCTGGGACGGCACCTGGTACCCGTCCTTCGACGACTACTTCGTCACCACCATCGGCGGCCACAACGGCGGCAACGCGTACTACTGGAACATCGCCGTCAACGGCGAGGCCACTCAGGTCGGCGGCTGCCAGCTGCACATCAAGGCGGGCGACAAGGTCGCCTTCACCTGGACCAAGGTCAACCCGGCCCGCTGACCGGCCCGCTGACCGGACGGCGGCGGGCGGCGGCCCCGCAGGCCGCCGCCCGCACGGCGCGGGCCCGGCGCATCGCACCGCGCCGGGCCCGCGCCCGCCCCTCACAACAGCGCCTCCTCGTCGAGCAGGCTCAGCAGATAGCGCCCGTACCCGCTCTTGAGCAGCGGACCGCTCAGCGCCCGCAGGCACGCGTCGTCGATGTAGCCGCAGCGCCACGCGACCTCCTCCACGCAGCCGATCTTCAGGCCCTGGCGCTCCTCGATGACGCGCACGTACTCCGACGCCTGGACCATCGCCGTGAACGTGCCGGTGTCCAGCCAGGCGGTGCCCCGGTCCAGGACCGTCACGGACAGCGCGCCGCGGCGCAGGTACGCCTCGTTGACGCCGGTGATCTCCAGCTCGCCGCGCTCGCTCGGGCGCAGGCCCGCGGCGATGTCGACGACGCGGTTGTCGTAGAAGTACAGACCGACGGCGGCGTAGCGGGACTTGGGCTTGGCGGGCTTCTCCTCGATGGACAGGGCCGTGCCGTGCTCGTCGATCTCGACGACGCCGTAGGCCGTGGGGTCGGCCACGGGGTAGGCGAAGATGCGGCCGCCCTCGGGGGCGGTGTGCTCGCGCAGCTGCACGCCGAAGCTGCGGCCGTGGAAGATGTTGTCCCCGAGGATCAGGGCCACGGGCTCGCCGCCGATGAAGTCGGCGCCGATGAGGAAGGCCTCCGCGATGCCCCCGGGGCGGTCCTGCGTCCGGTAGGTGAGGCTCAGGCCGAGGTGCGAGCCGTCGCCGAGCAGCCGCCGGAAGTCGTCCTCGTCCTCGCGCGTGGTGATGACGAGGATCTCGCGGATTCCGGCCAGCATCAGCGTGGACAGCGGGTAATAGACCATGGGTTTGTCGAAGACCGGCATGAGCTGTTTGGAAACGGCCTGCGTGACCGGCCACAGACGGGATCCTGTGCCACCTGCAAGTATGATTCCGCGCATTGCTGACGGCGGGCCGGACGTTCTTACGGACCGGCCCTTTCCTCCCTTCCTGTTCGGGGTCCCTACCGCGGTACCCCCGTCCGTGTGTATCTTTTCTCCATGCGGATTATTGTGACGGGCGGTGCCGGTTTCATCGGGTCCGAATTTGTCCGGTCCATGTTGTTGGCGCCGGGCGCGGCGCGCGACATCCGTATCACGGTCCTGGACAAGCTGACGTATGCCGGAGTGCGGGAAAACCTGGACCCGGTCGCGGGCCATCCCCGCCACACCTTCGTGCACGGGGACATATGCGACGGCGCGTTCCTGGACGAGGTGGTGCCGGGGCACGACGTGGTGGTGCACTTCGCCGCCGAGACCCATGTGGACCGGTCCATCACGGGCTCCGCCCCGTTCGTGACGACGAACGTCCTCGGGACGCAGCTGCTGCTCGACGCCGCGCGCCGGCACGGCGTCGGCCGGTTCCTGCACGTGTCGACCGACGAGGTGTACGGCTCGATCCCGGTCGGCTCCTGGTCCGAGGAGAGCCCGCTCGCTCCCAACTCGCCGTACGCGGCCACCAAGGCGGGCTCCGAGCTGCTCGCGCTCGCCTGCCACCGCACGCACGGCATGGACGTGGTGGTGACCCGCTGCTCGAACAACTACGGGCCGTACCAGTTCCCCGAGAAGGTCATCCCGCTGTTCATCACCCGCCTGATGGACGGCGGCAAGGTGCCGCTGTACGGCGACGGACAGCACGTCCGCGACTGGCTGCACGTGTCGGACCACTGCCGGGGCATCGAGCTGGCGCTGCGCCACGGCAGGGCCGGGGAGGTCTACCACATCGGCGGCGGCACGGAGCTGACGAACGAGCGGCTGACCGGGCACCTGCTCGCCGCGACCGGCTGCGGCTGGGAGCGGGTCGAGCGCGTCCCCGACCGCAAGGGGCACGACGCGCGGTACTCCCTGGACTGCACCAAGGCCGCCACCGAGCTGGGGTACGCGCCGCTCGTCGGCTTCGAGCGCGGCCTCGCCGAGACCGTCGCCTGGTACGCGGACCACCGTTCCTGGTGGGAGCCGCTGAAGCGGCGCGCGGCCCTGCGCACTCCGGCGTAACCACCGCGAGGACGCCCCCGCCCGCCCGCTCACGACGGCATCCGGGCGGGCGCCCCCGCGGCGGCCAGCGTGCCCGTGAGCCCGTCCGCGAGGCCGATCCGGGCCCGCCAGCCGATCTCCCGCCGGGCGGCCGTCACGTCCAGCCACACGTCCGACCGGTCGAAGCTCCGGGCGGGTTCGCGCCGTACGTCGAGGGCGCGGCCCGCCGCCCGCTCGAAGTGCCGGTGCAGCTCGTCGAGCGAGGTCGGCACGCCGGAGCCGACGTTCAGGGTCGTCGGCCCGGGCGCGGCCCGCAGCCGGTCGGCCCGCCGGTGCACCGCGAGCAGGGCGGCGCACACGTCGGCGACGTGCACGTAGTCCCGCCGGGCCCGGCCGATCAGCGTCAGCGCCCGGCCCGCCCGCACGGCCGCGGCCCAGTGCGGGACCACCCCGAACCCCGCGCCCGCCGGCTGCCCGGGGCCGTAGACGTTGGCGAGCCGGAGGATCACCGGCGCCGCCCACTCGGCGCTGACCAGGGCCCGCTCCTGGGCGAGCTTCATCGTGCCGTACGCCGTGACGGGCCGGGTCGGGGCGTCCTCCCGGTACGGCGCCCCGGCGTCGGGGTCGTACACGGTCCCGCCCGAGCTCGCCAGGACCACCAGCGGCCGGTGGGCGGTGCCGCGCAGCCCCCACAGGAGCAGTTGCAGGTTCCAGTAGTCCTGCGCGGCGAGCCGGGGCTCCCGCTCCGCCCGCGCCGGTGTCACGCCGCCCGCCACGTAGAAGACCGTGTGCGACCGCAGCAGGGCGCGGTGCACCCGGTCGCCCTGCATGAAGGGGCGCTGCCGGGTGAAGGAGCACGTCCGCACGCCCGCCGCGTCGAGCGCCGCGCGGAGGTTCCTGCCGATGAAGCCGGAACCGCCGACCACGGCGACCCGCGCGGCCGCGGGCGATCCGGCCGCACCGCCTCGGCTCGATGTCATGACGTGGCCCCCACATTCCTCGAAAACCGCTTCCTGATATGTATTCGCGGGCATGCCTGATAAACGGCTCCGGGTAATTCTCGGGAGCCGAAAAGGGCTGCTCTTTAATTCTGGCCGCAGGTTGACAGTGCGTCGTACGGCGCTTAAAAATTGTGCACGCATCCCCCTTTCTCGCGTGCTTTCCACGCGTCCGGCAGCCGTATTGACGAAGGAGGTCCGCCATGCGCGGAGCCATCATTGGATTCGGCACCATCGCCATGGGGCACATGGTCGGCTATTCGCGGGTGCAGGATTTATCCATCGCCGCGGTCGTCGATGTGTCGAAGGAACGGCGGAGCCATGCGGAGGAGTCGTTCGGACTCCCCGCCTACAGCGACTTCGCCAAGCTGGTCGCGAACGAGACCCTGGACTTCATCGACATCTGCACACCGCCGAGCAGCCACGCCGAGTACTCGGCGCTCGGCCTCGCCCACGGGCTGCACGTCCTGTGCGAGAAACCGGTCTTCCTGCCCGACGAGGACGGCTACGCGGGCCAGTTGGGCCGGATCCGCGCCAGCGACCGCGTCTACTACCCGTGCCACGTCTACAAGTACGCGCCCGTGCTCGCGGCGATGAAGGAGCGCATCGCCGCACCCGGCTTCGGCAAGGTCGTCGGCGCCCACTTCCGCACCCTGCGCGCCGGACACGCCAAGGGCGTGCCCGACTGGCGGCCGCACTGGCGGCGCGAGCCCGGCACGTCGCACGGCGGCATCCTGCGCGACCACGGCCCGCACAGCGTGTACCTCGCCATGAACCTGACAGGCCTGACCCCGATGTCGGTGTCCTGCCTCACGGGGCGCCTGCGGGAGGGCGCCGCGTACGCCGACACCGAGGACACCGCCCTGATGCGGCTGCGGTGCGAGGGCGGCGTCGAGATCGCGCTGCACCTGTCGTGGGCCGCCGGTCATCGCAGCACCGGATACTCGATCATGGGGACCTCCGGTTCCGTGGTCGTCGACGGTGACGACCTCACCTACGCGGCGGACGGCGACGTGGTCCGCACGTCCATCGAGTCCGGCTTCGACGACCCGTCCCACCAGGAGTGGTTCGAGCGGATGCTGCTCGACTTCACGGCGGTGGTCGCCGCGCCCGAGCGGGGCCGTGACCTCATCCGCGAGGCGCTGACCACCTCGTTCGTGATCGACGGCGCCTACGCTTCGGCGGCCGACGGCGGCCGGTGGGTCGACTGCCGCGTGCCCGAGGCGCTTCTGAACCCGGCCTGACGGAGCGTCAAGGCCACGGTCGGGGAAGTGCGGTGGTCCCGTGCCGGAGCACGGGACCACCCGCTAGCCCGCGCGACGGGCGGCGAACATCGCCCGCACGTGCTGTTCGAGCCCCCGGTCCAGCTCGAAGCCGAGCCACCGCCGGCGCAGCCGCTCGGCGGCGAAGCAGGTCGCCCCGCTGCCCGCGAACGGATCGAGGACCAGGTCGCCCGGCTCGGTCAGGAGCTCCACGAACAACTCCGGGACCACCGTGGGCCAACGGTCCACATAGGGGTGCAGAGACGTTTCAGCCAGGACCTTCTCGTACGCCTGGTCGTAGACGCCCG harbors:
- the rfbA gene encoding glucose-1-phosphate thymidylyltransferase RfbA; its protein translation is MRGIILAGGTGSRLWPVTQAVSKQLMPVFDKPMVYYPLSTLMLAGIREILVITTREDEDDFRRLLGDGSHLGLSLTYRTQDRPGGIAEAFLIGADFIGGEPVALILGDNIFHGRSFGVQLREHTAPEGGRIFAYPVADPTAYGVVEIDEHGTALSIEEKPAKPKSRYAAVGLYFYDNRVVDIAAGLRPSERGELEITGVNEAYLRRGALSVTVLDRGTAWLDTGTFTAMVQASEYVRVIEERQGLKIGCVEEVAWRCGYIDDACLRALSGPLLKSGYGRYLLSLLDEEALL
- a CDS encoding Gfo/Idh/MocA family oxidoreductase translates to MRGAIIGFGTIAMGHMVGYSRVQDLSIAAVVDVSKERRSHAEESFGLPAYSDFAKLVANETLDFIDICTPPSSHAEYSALGLAHGLHVLCEKPVFLPDEDGYAGQLGRIRASDRVYYPCHVYKYAPVLAAMKERIAAPGFGKVVGAHFRTLRAGHAKGVPDWRPHWRREPGTSHGGILRDHGPHSVYLAMNLTGLTPMSVSCLTGRLREGAAYADTEDTALMRLRCEGGVEIALHLSWAAGHRSTGYSIMGTSGSVVVDGDDLTYAADGDVVRTSIESGFDDPSHQEWFERMLLDFTAVVAAPERGRDLIREALTTSFVIDGAYASAADGGRWVDCRVPEALLNPA
- a CDS encoding CbiQ family ECF transporter T component — translated: MTRLARSVHPGAWWLWALGMAAAASRTANPVLLVLILAAVGFVVAQRRDDAPWALAFRMYLSLGAFIVVMRVGFRIVFGGGQGDTVLVTLPEVPLPQWAAGIRLFGPVAAEQLLGGLYDGLRLATMVVCVGAANALANPKRMLKALPGALHEIGTSVVVTLTVAPQLVESVQRVRRARLLRGSTVKKGYRGIGALRGIVVPVLEDAMNRSLALAAAMASHGYGRTGRADPRTRLLTGALVIAGLLGVCGGLYGALGASTPPYLGTPLLLAGLALAVAGFVLGGRRVTRSTYRPDPWHGAEWTVAASGLAAGVLMYVVSRTDAASLYPSLSPLAWPEVTALPALAALAGVLPARLAPAPPRAAPRPGEAAA
- a CDS encoding prenyltransferase/squalene oxidase repeat-containing protein, encoding MPLSVRSRTAVGIPVAALATVLLPVTAHAEPAPPAAGAAPVPKAPASAAATWMASKLTDDAHAKGDQGLTADVIMGLASADTGGAVQKKATDWLEANAGAYIESKGGPGTVFAGGLAKLTLVAAVEHRDPKDFGGRDLVKTLTARMQENGRFTDKNPTGDGSQQFTQSLAVLALQRTGGAPAKAVDFIAESHCPDGGFPLGLGATPATCKSHVDSTGLAVQALLGSGRTAAVRPALDWLVKRQLPDGGFPDNSMGSGAKANSNSTALAVQALAAGGRTEAAAKGVAWLRSRQVNCSAPAKDRGAVGFLEPKADGMALRATAQVVPALAGRSLAQVDAADSAPDLEKITCVPGGGTPGGDDGGTSGGNGDDGGTDGGGNGGDDGGTGGTGGGNNGGGDTGGTGSGGGGGDTTTGGSDDDTTGGGTTDGGNAPAPQTGGTPGGGDVGGSGTQPVGDPGGSLASTGTSSLPMTATAGALLAVGATAVLVARRRRATP
- a CDS encoding ABC transporter ATP-binding protein, with translation MIRFEHVTLTYAGAPEPALRDVDLTIGEGELCLVTGRTGVGKSTLLGAVNGLVPHFTGGHLQGRVSVGGRSTAEAPPQEFAHVVGVVGQDPLASFVTDTVEEELAYGMEQLAVPAAVMRKRVEETLDLLGIAELRRRALRTLSGGQQQRVAIGSVLTAHPKVLVLDEPTSALDPTAAEDVLAAVTRLVHDLGTTVLVAEHRVERVLQYADRLVHLTRDGRVREGDPAELMRDSDVAPPVVRLGRLAGWEPLPLSVRDARRRAAALRTRLTGHTPATAPATRGEPALAARRVTVAYADTVAVRELDLDLAGGEVTALMGRNGSGKSSLLWALQGSGPRRSGTVDVAGADPGKVAARKARALVGLVPQTASDLLYLHTVDAECAQADRESDAADGTCRALLDALAPGIPGDRHPRDLSEGQQLALVLAVQLAAAPGVVLLDEPTRGLDYHAKEAFTGVIRRLAAEGRAVVVATHDVEFTARAADRVVVMAEGEIVADGPTADVVVSSPAFAPQVAKVLSPQEWLTVEQVRTALEAV
- a CDS encoding DUF4430 domain-containing protein, which translates into the protein MNHTSTLSPARRAALVAGALGLALAVTPVAEAAPAKATANTAVKVTVTVKGPTSTLFNGSVTTKGHSVTTATGGTHKCDGTNNEANTSAGPTPTAALDDAAKKQGFTWDGTWYPSFDDYFVTTIGGHNGGNAYYWNIAVNGEATQVGGCQLHIKAGDKVAFTWTKVNPAR
- a CDS encoding ECF transporter S component; amino-acid sequence: MRGARRLRVPVLPLGARTATVLTLASLAGLAMFFWPLFAAPRPEGVAHTADAPLVFLLTMPVLLAVVLAEMSSGGIDTKALAMLGVLSAVNAGLRPLGAGTAGIETVFFLLVLAGRVFGPGFGFVLGCTSLFASALLTAGVGPWLPFQMIASGWIGLGAGLLPRRVTGRAEIAMLAAYGVVVAYLFGFLLNMWFWPFTAGPDTDLSFVPGAPVGENLHRFAVFTLVTSTFGWDTGRALTNLVAVVTLGPAVLAVLRRAARRAAFGAPVTLSAPAADAAAPLPGTGAAPSGRFSSPPFLRKHKELHHASVRTVENGGGDTGGRAGHGAPSGHRPR
- the rfbB gene encoding dTDP-glucose 4,6-dehydratase, which translates into the protein MRIIVTGGAGFIGSEFVRSMLLAPGAARDIRITVLDKLTYAGVRENLDPVAGHPRHTFVHGDICDGAFLDEVVPGHDVVVHFAAETHVDRSITGSAPFVTTNVLGTQLLLDAARRHGVGRFLHVSTDEVYGSIPVGSWSEESPLAPNSPYAATKAGSELLALACHRTHGMDVVVTRCSNNYGPYQFPEKVIPLFITRLMDGGKVPLYGDGQHVRDWLHVSDHCRGIELALRHGRAGEVYHIGGGTELTNERLTGHLLAATGCGWERVERVPDRKGHDARYSLDCTKAATELGYAPLVGFERGLAETVAWYADHRSWWEPLKRRAALRTPA
- a CDS encoding NAD-dependent epimerase/dehydratase family protein; amino-acid sequence: MTSSRGGAAGSPAAARVAVVGGSGFIGRNLRAALDAAGVRTCSFTRQRPFMQGDRVHRALLRSHTVFYVAGGVTPARAEREPRLAAQDYWNLQLLLWGLRGTAHRPLVVLASSGGTVYDPDAGAPYREDAPTRPVTAYGTMKLAQERALVSAEWAAPVILRLANVYGPGQPAGAGFGVVPHWAAAVRAGRALTLIGRARRDYVHVADVCAALLAVHRRADRLRAAPGPTTLNVGSGVPTSLDELHRHFERAAGRALDVRREPARSFDRSDVWLDVTAARREIGWRARIGLADGLTGTLAAAGAPARMPS